ATCAAAGGCTTCCTCAATAATGTACGGCTTAACCCGCTCACCCATGAAGGTCCAGGGTTGTTGTCCTTTTCCGGATTCAAAATCGGTGACCCGCAGCACCCAGAAATTATGACTGAAAAAGTAACAAGGAACCAGATCCTGACGGTTCGTTGAAATATGCTTATCTCCAAAGTCAAAAAAAGGTTCACATAAACCTTCAGCCGTCAGTTTTTTGGCCCGATAGGGATGATGATCCATTTCCCGGTAAACCGGTGCCGCAGCCGAAAGCGTCTCATCTTCCAGTAAGTAACCGATACAGGCGTCAATCCATTCTGTTTTAATGGTCACGCTGTTGGCCAGCATTACAACAAGCAGGTCAGGCTTTTCCTGCTTCTCTTGCACCATATACGCAAGCGCATGCTTTATGGCGTCAATGTGCTGCGAGTCAGGGCGTGCGAGTTCTTCTGGACGCACTATTTTTTCATACCCAACTTCTTCCGCTGCAGAAAGGATTTTAGGGCAGTCGCTGCTTACATAAAAGTGATTTACGAACCCGCTTTTTTGGGCAGCCAAAGCCGGATAGTGCAGTAAAGGTTTCCCCAGAACAGGCAGAATATTCTTGTCTTGTAAGGTATTGTTGCCTCTTCCGGTTAATAATGCTGTTATATTCATGATGCGCTGTTTACCTGGGAAATAGTTGATCTTTTAAGTTTCGTACCGTGTCAGCAAGTAAATGAATATCTACCGAATACGAAATATATTTTACACCAAGCGATTTCCAGTACGAAGCCTGATCCGGCTGATCACAAAATATGCCGGTAAACACGCCTTTCGCAGAAGCTTCTGCTACAATTTTCCGCATGGCCTGCATCACCTTTTCATGCTGTATTTGACCGGGCACCCCTAACGACTGAGACAAATCATAAGGCCCTATAAATAAAACATCAATGCCTTTAACTTCCAGTATAGAAGCAAGATTTCGGATCGCTTCGGCGCCTTCAAGCTGCAGAATAACCAGCGAATGGTTGGCTTCCTTAAAATAGCTTGCTTTATCTTTTTCGGCATAATCAGCGGCACGTACAAACCGACAGACTCCCCGCTCACCGTCCGGATAGAATTTCATGCGGCGAATGACTTTCTTAGCCTGTTCTGCAGAGGTTACGGATGAGACCTGAACCCCATGCGCACCTAAATCAAGTGCTTTTTCAAGCAACGGACTCTCCCATGAGGGCACACGCACAATCCCCGCCATTTCGGATGCATTTAGGGCCATCATGTGACCTTTTAAGGTTTCGGTCGTCACGGGTCCATGTTCCATATCAACGATGATATAATCGCTGCCTGAAAGCCCGATTGCTTCAATCACGGAGCTGTCCGTTGTTTTGCTGAAACAGCCAAATACACCGTCTGCCTGAAGCTTAGCTTTGAATTCTGCAATTTTACTGCTGTAGGAGTGCACTTAGATGTAACAAGATTAGGGATGAATGCTCAGCGCAGTGATGTATTGTATCATCAGTGCAAGCCGGTGAAAAGATTTAGCAAAGATCAGGAAATCCGGGCAAAAACGGAATCCGGCACAAGGTGCGTATAGGTAGTTGCCGTAAGGCTAATCAACTCAAGACCGCTTGATTTCGCTTTTCCAAACAGGAACTCGTTTTCAGCATATAGCTCCTGCTCTTTTGTTCCCATAGCCGTATTGGAATAACCGTCATAACCAACAAGATACACCCTTGTGATGCCAAAAGCACGCGCTGTTTCAATCGCAAGGCTTGTATGCGTGTCCTTGAGTTTATCCGTAAAGGTCACTTCCTTAAGCTCAAAAGCACGGTCTTTGAGTTTGCTTGGAATATAAGTTCCCATTTTGCGGGGAAAGGGTGGTAAAATGCACTGACCTTTTGCTTTGGAAGCATCGCCAAATACAGATTCAAGCCGGTAGCCTTCATTCCCTACAAGGCAGAAATACTGATCGTTTGGAATATCAGTAAAACACATAGCGTTGCGGGAACTTGCATGAATCACCACCATATCCGGATGCTTCATCAGAAATGCATCGATAGCTTCGGTGTGTTCAACAGCACTTGGCCCGCCACCTACAATCAGAGCCGCACTGTATTTTTTTACAGCGCTGAATTCCATAACCGGCAGCCGTTCGTTATCGTCCACCCCTTTGGACTCATTATCAAGCGCTCTGATAATACTGTTGAACGAGTAATATCGCTTGCTCACCCATTCCATCACATTTTTTTGCGGCAGGGAGTTGGCGCCTGAAACCATATAAGGCAGGTTGGTTCCCCATTCATAGTGCTTTTGCAGATCGGTAAACACATCTACAACCCGGCTCAAAGCATTAAAGTCGAAATCAAGTTTGCCCTGTGCATTCAGT
This genomic stretch from Cyclonatronum proteinivorum harbors:
- a CDS encoding aldolase catalytic domain-containing protein encodes the protein MKLLDCTLRDGGYYTNWDFSKETVKTYFEAFNHLPVEYLEVGYRSNPMKGYLGEYFYCPVPVLQQIKSLSNKKLVIILNEKDVRAEDAEPLLKPIAGLVDMVRIAIDPKSLERAVGLAKEVKKLGFEVGFNVMYMSTWASQKAFLDKLPLAAGAADIFYMVDSFGGVYPQDVRDTIALVRSKVDIPLGFHGHNNMELGLINTLVAIEEGCAMVDATITGMGRGAGNLKTELLLTVLNAQGKLDFDFNALSRVVDVFTDLQKHYEWGTNLPYMVSGANSLPQKNVMEWVSKRYYSFNSIIRALDNESKGVDDNERLPVMEFSAVKKYSAALIVGGGPSAVEHTEAIDAFLMKHPDMVVIHASSRNAMCFTDIPNDQYFCLVGNEGYRLESVFGDASKAKGQCILPPFPRKMGTYIPSKLKDRAFELKEVTFTDKLKDTHTSLAIETARAFGITRVYLVGYDGYSNTAMGTKEQELYAENEFLFGKAKSSGLELISLTATTYTHLVPDSVFARIS
- a CDS encoding acylneuraminate cytidylyltransferase family protein produces the protein MNITALLTGRGNNTLQDKNILPVLGKPLLHYPALAAQKSGFVNHFYVSSDCPKILSAAEEVGYEKIVRPEELARPDSQHIDAIKHALAYMVQEKQEKPDLLVVMLANSVTIKTEWIDACIGYLLEDETLSAAAPVYREMDHHPYRAKKLTAEGLCEPFFDFGDKHISTNRQDLVPCYFFSHNFWVLRVTDFESGKGQQPWTFMGERVKPYIIEEAFDVHDLEDIQKSEEWLKKEGLA
- a CDS encoding HpcH/HpaI aldolase family protein, whose protein sequence is MHSYSSKIAEFKAKLQADGVFGCFSKTTDSSVIEAIGLSGSDYIIVDMEHGPVTTETLKGHMMALNASEMAGIVRVPSWESPLLEKALDLGAHGVQVSSVTSAEQAKKVIRRMKFYPDGERGVCRFVRAADYAEKDKASYFKEANHSLVILQLEGAEAIRNLASILEVKGIDVLFIGPYDLSQSLGVPGQIQHEKVMQAMRKIVAEASAKGVFTGIFCDQPDQASYWKSLGVKYISYSVDIHLLADTVRNLKDQLFPR